From the Cryptomeria japonica chromosome 2, Sugi_1.0, whole genome shotgun sequence genome, one window contains:
- the LOC131862439 gene encoding uncharacterized protein LOC131862439: MAEAPTVNATLSSSCCQFKELFLQFSLTYSLQRWRVAKPLNGRVRQKGIKLTPIDVRPLIDSVKQNNLQADFFFIGVSKYMVTSVHDHWYCARCINTTNPAGEGAIIVQTAAFILVTIYEGSIGAASEAMAATDYLMDQLSNRNL; the protein is encoded by the exons ATGGCAG AGGCTCCCACAGTCAACGCAACCCTGTCCAGTTCTTGCTGTCAGTTCAAGGAACTATTTCTACAGTTTTCATTGACTTATTCACTTCAAAGGTGGAGAGTTGCAAAGCCATTAAATGGCAG AGTACGACAAAAGGGGATAAAGCTGACACCCATAGATGTACGACCTCTTATTGATAGTGTTAAGCAGAACAACTTGCAAGCTGATTTTTTCTTTATTGGCGTAAGTAAAT ATATGGTAACATCGGTTCATGATCACTGGTACTGTGCAAGATGTATAAATACAACAAATCCTGCAGGTGAAGGTGCAATTATTGTGCAGACTGCAGCTTTCATTTTGGTAACAAT TTACGAAGGTTCCATTGGTGCAGCATCTGAGGCAATGGCAGCAACTGATTATTTAATGGACCAGTTAAGTAATCGGAATTTGTAG
- the LOC131873642 gene encoding uncharacterized protein LOC131873642, protein MVISQSWSLWRQSNTERAANVKRMILDDTWWDRVEYLLSFTEPIMSMIRYTDMDHPCLGEVYDGIDSMIEKMKAIINAKEQDPEETFFKEVQSICVERWNKMTTPLHLLAFALTPKFYSDEMLAKPSRVPPYRDSEVSEGCRTTLTKLFPDSEMEDLMTSEFADFVASNGQSVSALRDKYKKDSHAWWYLNGHTSPNLQTLAIKVLSQVASSSSSERNWSTYSFIHSVKRNRLAASKAEELVYVHSNLRLLTHKQNEYKDGSTKFWDVDPERTDLDFSAATQSLLSGESDSQCAASASGSEAACGSSSLPTSSNVNDDVDLDLPSDPYDAIADY, encoded by the exons atggtaattagtcaaagttggtccctatggaggcaatccaatactgaaagggcagcaaatgtaaagcgcatgatcctagatgacacttggtgggatcgagtggaatatcttttgagtttcactgagcccatcatgagtatgatccgttatactgacatggatcacccatgtttgggagaggtatatgatggcattgactcgatgattgagaaaatgaaagccatcatcaatgcaaaagagcaagatcccgaagaaactttcttcaaagaggttcaatcaatttgtgttgagcggtggaacaaaatgaccaccccactacatcttcttgcatttgcattgactcccaaattttatagtgatgaaatgcttgctaagccatcaagggtaccaccatatagagattcagaagtcagtgaagggtgtaggacaacacttactaaactcttcccagattctgaaatggaggatttaatgacaagtgagtttgctgattttgtagcctccaatggtcaaagtgtttccgctctccgtgacaagtataaaaaggattctcatgcttggtggtacctcaatggccatacatcaccaaaccttcaaactcttgcaatcaaagttttatcgcaa gttgctagttcctcttcatctgagcgaaattggagcacatactcctttatccactcagtgaaacgcaaccgactggcagcaagtaaggcagaagagctcgtttatgtgcattcaaacttgcgccttcttactcataaacaaaatgagtataaggatgggagcacaaagttttgggatgtagatccagagcgaactgatttggatttttcagctgccacacaatctttactttctggggagtctgatagccaatgtgctgctagtgcaagtggcagtgaggctgcatgtggttccagtagtctacctacatcatctaatgtcaatgatgatgttgatcttgatcttcctagtgacccatatgatgctattgctgattattag